In a genomic window of Phyllostomus discolor isolate MPI-MPIP mPhyDis1 chromosome 5, mPhyDis1.pri.v3, whole genome shotgun sequence:
- the LOC118500937 gene encoding uncharacterized protein LOC118500937 — MGSSSEEEAMAPAVPPLGPNERFHLFVSYSSMDATWTHWLIGRLEADHAGLRVCLHERDFTPGRNVLENMAECIHQSQKVLLVLSQDFVQSRWCLLEADLSLFGYCLDRKPVIPVLLRPCQVPLHLSHLTYLEATDSSFYSKVARLLCTPSHRMACPLPGRHPVPALYSGKTLLTVNCINRTSLPSWKVGTFSTLSVPDPLKEVLQDPEVYKHAVGILNGAKSPRSCLRYLGCRVPLGIFFLLLSGVFIMLTVVSCARPITRDLQLLPATTCLFLSLLLITLAVNALCWFRRFSRKKMRELVLRVGEANQLLAPHSVLMGCETLNQLSFVFVRLEDCRQVFLAAPEGEALFQEALLQFSCAYACCLVQVHFPPYGDVTAARSHLQPGLCFCQPVHPACSALGPGPERKTQPLSIPPPGEGVLGAQHCPPEPQPCQRPHPHRRL, encoded by the exons ATGGGGTCCAGCTCTGAGGAGGAAGCCATGGCCCCGGCCGTCCCCCCGCTGGGGCCCAACGAGAGGTTCCACCTGTTTGTCAGCTACAGCAGCATGGACGCCACGTGGACCCACTGGCTCATTGGCCGCCTGGAAGCCGACCACGCAGGGCTGAGGGTCTGCCTGCACGAGAGGGACTTCACCCCGGGCAGGAACGTCCTGGAGAACATGGCCGAGTGCATCCATCAGAGCCAGAaggtgctgctggtgctgagcCAGGACTTCGTGCAGAGCCGGTGGTGCCTCCTGGAGGCCGACCTGTCCCTCTTCGGCTACTGCCTGGACAGGAAGCCGGTCATCCCTGTCCTGCTGCGGCCCTGCCAGGTCCCGCTGCACCTCAGCCACCTGACCTACCTGGAGGCCACGGACAGCAGCTTCTACAGCAAGGTGGCGCGGCTCCTGTGCACGCCCAGCCACCGCATGGCGTGCCCCCTGCCTGGCCGGCACCCCGTCCCTGCTCTCTACAGTGGGAAGACCCTCCTGACCGTGAACTGCATCAACAGGACCAGCCTGCCCTCTTGGAAGGTGGGGACCTTCAGCACCCTGAGCGTCCCGGACCCCTTGAAGGAAGTGTTGCAGGACCCCGAGGTGTACAAGCATGCCGTGGGCATCCTGAACGGGGCCAAGTCCCCCAGGTCCTGCCTCCGGTACCTGGGCTGCAGGGTACCGCTCGgcatcttcttcctccttctctccggGGTTTTCATCATGCTTACTGTGGTTTCCTGTGCCCGGCCTATTACCCGGGATCTGCAGTTGCTACCAGCCACCACCTGTCTGTTTTTAAGCCTCCTCCTCATCACCTTAGCAGTTAACGCCCTGTGTTGGTTCAGAAGGTTTTCTAGGAAGAAGATGCGGGAGCTGGTCCTCAGGGTGGGGGAGGCCAACCAGCTGCTGGCGCCACACTCCGTGCTGATGGGCTGCGAGACCCTGAACCAGCTGTCCTTCGTGTTCGTGCGGCTGGAGGACTGCCGGCAGGTCTTCCTCGCAGCCCCCGAGGGCGAGGCCCTGTTCCAGGAGGCCCTGCTGCAGTTCTCCTGCGCCTATGCCTGCTGCCTGGTGCAGGTGCACTTCCCCCCCTATGGGGATGTCACAGCAGCTCGGAGCCACCTGCAGCCTGGCCTGTGTTTCTGCCA ACCAGTGCAccctgcctgctctgccctgggcccAGGTCCTGAAAGGAAGACCCAGCCTCTCTCCATCCCCCCTCCTGGGGAAGGTGTGCTTGGGGCTCAACACTGCCCCCCGGAGCCGCAGCCGTGCCAGAGACCTCATCCTCACCGCCGACTCTGA